TGTTCCTTGCGGTGTTCCCGGTCACGCTACCGTTGGTGATGGTGAGCTTCCCATCGTTGTAGAAGCCACCTCCATCGCCCAGAGCGTCGGTGGCCTGGTTGCCACTGACCGTGGCCCCTGACAGCGTAAATTGTGCGGCCGGATCGCCGTTGGTGGCACTGGCTGCACCCACGAAGACGCCGCCGCCGTACAGAGCGGTGTTGTCCTTAATCCCGCCGCCGCTGGCTATGAAGACAGAATTGGGATACATGCGGATGCCGCCGCCCCCACCTTCCCCCGCGCCTTTACCAGTGACTGTGTTGCCGCTAATCTCGCCGCCGGTCATAGTGACCTGACCGTCCACCACCAGACCGCCGCCTGTGCGGGGCGCACTGTTGGCGTTGATCACGCCGCCCGAGAGCGTGAGTTTGCCGCTCCTGAACACGCGAATGCCGCCGCCGCCGTCGGTGCTGCCGGTGACCTTGTTGTTGCTGATCACGCCGCCCCCGATGGTGCTGTTCGTGCCGCTGCCCAGGCCGATGCCACCACCCGTGTTGACAGTGGTGTTCCCCGTGACGGTTCCGCCCGTCATGGTCAAGGTGGTGCGGCTAACCGAAATGCCGCCGCCATCTTCACCGGACGAGTTGCCTTTCACAGTGGCCGTTCCACCGAAGGTCACGGTGGAATTGATGGCGCGATTGGCAGGAGTGATCAGCAGCAGGCCGCCACCATTCTTGGACGCTGTATTGCCCTCGATGGTGCCGCCCGTGATGCTGGCGTCACGGAATATGCCCATGCCGCCTCCGTAAGGAGCCGCGTTGTCCCTCACAGCTCCGCCCGTCATCGTGAAGTTACCGTTGATCCACAGGCCCCCACCGCTACCCCCCGCCGCGTCATCGGTCACGCGGTTGTTATCGATATTGCCGCCGCTCACAGTGACCTCGGGGATGACCAAGTTGTTCTGCGCTTCCAGCGTCGACTGCACCGTGATCCCGCCACCAAAATAGGCCGCCGTATTCCCGCTGACGCTGCCACCCGTGATGGTCACGTCACCGTTGCTGTAGATGCCGCCGCCCGCGCTGCCGGTCGTGTTCGTCCCGGTCTGGACCACCGGCTCAGTCGCGGTATTGCCGTCCACCTTGCCACCGCTGATCGTCGTGGCGCTGCCCACCCCACCATAGATGCCACCGCCAGAGTACGTGGCCGTATTCATGCTGACGC
This is a stretch of genomic DNA from Deinococcus aerolatus. It encodes these proteins:
- a CDS encoding beta strand repeat-containing protein, which produces MNAPLVRLGLPLLSLSVLLAACGGGNVDPPLVGTPVTSLADSGPGTLRELLSSAGAGDTLRLDAGTITLAGPLKVTRSVTLNLGSGVIDAAGKGRALELPSGVTVIITGGTLKGGTGAPITLATVGKQDLTVATYGGVLLNEGTLTLDGTTVTGGAANMGGGIANLKGATLTLSGNSSVTGNSAQGLAENKEESSGGGGGIFNKGTLKVEAGSVSMNTATYSGGGIYGGVGSATTISGGKVDGNTATEPVVQTGTNTTGSAGGGIYSNGDVTITGGSVSGNTAAYFGGGITVQSTLEAQNNLVIPEVTVSGGNIDNNRVTDDAAGGSGGGLWINGNFTMTGGAVRDNAAPYGGGMGIFRDASITGGTIEGNTASKNGGGLLLITPANRAINSTVTFGGTATVKGNSSGEDGGGISVSRTTLTMTGGTVTGNTTVNTGGGIGLGSGTNSTIGGGVISNNKVTGSTDGGGGIRVFRSGKLTLSGGVINANSAPRTGGGLVVDGQVTMTGGEISGNTVTGKGAGEGGGGGIRMYPNSVFIASGGGIKDNTALYGGGVFVGAASATNGDPAAQFTLSGATVSGNQATDALGDGGGFYNDGKLTITNGSVTGNTARNKGGGVRNTKRAIYVQPGGSVTGNNPDNVFSEP